The Miscanthus floridulus cultivar M001 chromosome 7, ASM1932011v1, whole genome shotgun sequence genome includes a region encoding these proteins:
- the LOC136462854 gene encoding uncharacterized protein, translating to MEVLFGSNNHGGDKAADLASLIIAQAALEVPRILGLLAMILHNEIFTSGGDQNLINRILSKSKNETDPENKDGESDDDNDDEGDDEDAENQEDGGGDEGSDDNGNEEEDDDDDDDDDVDPEANGEEGSDDDDDGGEDEEEDDDDNDGDGDNDEDEEEEEEEDDDDDDVPQPPTKKRK from the exons ATGGAGGTGCTATTTGGAAGCAACAACCATGGCGGAGACAAGGCCGCTGATTTGGCCTCGCTTATAATTGCCCAGGCTGCCTTGGAGGTGCCAAGGATACTTGGGCTCCTTGCCATG ATTCTGCATAATGAAATCTTTACATCTGGTGGAGATCAGAATTTGATTAATAG gattctGAGCAAAAGCAAAAATGAAACTGATCCTGAGAACAAAGATGGTGAatctgatgatgataatgatgatgagggagatgatgaggatgctgaaAACCAAGAAGATGGTGGTGGTGACGAGGGATCAGATGACAATGggaatgaggaggaagatgacgatgatgatgatgatgatgatgtcgaTCCTGAAGCCAATGGTGAAGAAggaagcgatgatgatgatgatggtggagaggatgaagaggaggatgacgacgacaatGATGGGGACGGTGACAATGAcgaagatgaggaagaagaggaagaggaggatgacgatgacgatgacgtccCCCAACCACCTACTAAGAAGAGGAAATGA